In the Leptolyngbya sp. SIO1E4 genome, one interval contains:
- a CDS encoding cysteine--tRNA ligase: MSLVLYNTLTRKKEPLETLEPGRVKMYCCGVTVYDYCHLGHARCYITWDTVRRYLMWRGYDVHYVQNFTDIDDKILNRAKQEKSSMQTVADRYTAAYFEDMARLNVLEADAYTYATQTLDGIQQLISELEQKGYAYPAQGDVYYAVRRFEAYGKLSGRKLEDMQAGASGRVTAETAIKREPFDFALWKGAKAGEPFWESPWGPGRPGWHIECSAMIRDRLGNTIDIHMGGGDLVFPHHENEIAQSEAATGQPLAHYWMHNGMVNVGGEKMSKSLGNFTTIRQLLDAPEAPDPMAVRLFLLQGQYRKPVDFTEAAIAAAKNSWHTLSEGLRFGYDYGAKLSWPDVTDEDFGQPTAMRIDPDSNSVQQFQAAMDNDFNTAAALVVLFNLAKDLERAGNLIVHTGQADTEADTLRQQWQTLVCLAQVLGLEAHPAQAAEVEGGLSDEKVEALIAERQAARQAKDYGESDRIRDELQAQGITLIDKPGGITEWHR, encoded by the coding sequence CAAGATGTATTGCTGTGGTGTTACGGTCTATGACTACTGCCATTTAGGCCATGCCCGCTGCTACATCACTTGGGATACGGTGCGACGTTATCTGATGTGGCGGGGGTATGACGTCCACTATGTGCAAAATTTCACAGATATTGACGACAAAATCCTCAACCGCGCCAAACAGGAAAAGTCCTCAATGCAGACGGTAGCAGACCGATATACTGCTGCTTATTTTGAGGACATGGCGCGGCTAAACGTGTTGGAAGCCGATGCCTACACCTATGCCACCCAAACGCTAGATGGCATTCAACAGCTGATCTCTGAGCTAGAACAAAAGGGCTACGCCTACCCGGCTCAAGGCGATGTCTACTATGCAGTGCGGAGATTTGAGGCATATGGCAAGCTGTCGGGGCGCAAGTTAGAAGACATGCAGGCTGGGGCCAGTGGTCGGGTTACTGCAGAAACGGCAATCAAACGAGAACCGTTTGATTTTGCCCTGTGGAAGGGGGCAAAGGCAGGAGAACCCTTCTGGGAGTCTCCCTGGGGGCCAGGGCGGCCAGGATGGCACATTGAATGCTCGGCCATGATCCGCGATCGCTTAGGCAACACCATTGACATCCACATGGGGGGCGGCGATCTGGTCTTCCCCCACCACGAAAATGAGATTGCCCAGTCTGAAGCCGCAACGGGGCAACCCCTGGCCCATTATTGGATGCATAACGGCATGGTGAATGTGGGTGGCGAGAAGATGTCGAAGTCTTTAGGCAACTTCACGACCATTCGCCAACTGTTGGATGCACCTGAGGCCCCTGACCCCATGGCAGTCAGGCTGTTTCTGCTGCAAGGGCAGTATCGCAAGCCGGTGGATTTTACGGAAGCGGCGATCGCAGCAGCCAAAAATAGCTGGCACACGCTGTCGGAAGGTTTACGCTTTGGATATGACTACGGCGCAAAGCTCAGTTGGCCAGATGTAACCGATGAAGACTTTGGTCAACCCACCGCCATGCGGATTGACCCCGACAGCAATTCGGTACAGCAGTTCCAAGCCGCGATGGACAATGATTTTAATACTGCGGCAGCGCTCGTAGTTCTGTTTAATTTGGCAAAAGATCTGGAGCGAGCTGGTAACTTAATCGTCCACACAGGCCAGGCTGATACAGAGGCTGACACCCTACGGCAGCAGTGGCAGACGCTGGTCTGCTTGGCTCAGGTGCTGGGGCTAGAGGCACATCCTGCCCAGGCCGCTGAGGTCGAGGGGGGTCTGTCAGATGAGAAGGTTGAGGCCTTGATTGCAGAGCGGCAGGCGGCGCGTCAAGCTAAAGACTATGGAGAGAGCGATCGCATTCGAGATGAACTGCAGGCCCAGGGCATTACGCTCATTGATAAGCCTGGTGGCATCACAGAATGGCACCGATAG